From Candidatus Poribacteria bacterium, one genomic window encodes:
- a CDS encoding ribonuclease III (cytoplasmic enzyme involved in processing rRNA and some mRNAs; substrates typically have dsRNA regions; forms a homodimer; have N-terminal nuclease and C-terminal RNA-binding domains; requires magnesium as preferred ion for activity) gives MSHPLESTLGYVFQEPRWLSVALTHRSAAEPSDDGDSDSHNERLEFLGDAVIDLAIRSRLLATHTRASEGDLSRTRARLASRRHLARVAEALGIDLHIRAELDIGTTHPSRRERVLASAFEAIVGAAYLDGGFECACR, from the coding sequence ATGTCTCACCCGCTGGAATCGACCCTCGGCTATGTATTCCAGGAACCGAGGTGGCTGTCGGTCGCTCTGACCCATCGCTCTGCGGCGGAGCCGTCAGACGACGGTGATTCGGACTCCCACAACGAACGCCTCGAGTTCCTGGGCGACGCGGTCATCGATCTGGCGATTCGCAGCCGGCTGCTCGCGACCCACACGCGTGCGTCCGAGGGCGACCTCAGCCGGACACGTGCGCGACTCGCAAGCCGGAGACATCTGGCAAGGGTCGCCGAGGCGCTGGGTATCGACCTCCATATCCGAGCGGAGCTGGATATCGGCACGACCCATCCCTCGCGGCGAGAGCGCGTACTTGCGTCTGCATTCGAGGCGATTGTCGGCGCTGCGTATCTGGACGGAGGCTTCGAGTGCGCCTGCAGGAT